A genome region from Aliivibrio salmonicida LFI1238 includes the following:
- the tnpA gene encoding IS66 family insertion sequence element accessory protein TnpA, whose amino-acid sequence MQKDKKRTPEQWHALFESQQSSKLSAAEFCRNHNILPKTFSARKARWKQKINASTFLKVEALTSTIIATPQLPDIQLSIGKLRLTLPANTEPHWIGLLLKGYQS is encoded by the coding sequence ATGCAAAAAGATAAAAAGAGAACACCAGAGCAATGGCACGCTCTATTTGAATCTCAGCAATCTAGCAAGCTTAGTGCCGCTGAATTTTGTCGTAACCATAATATTCTGCCAAAGACATTTAGTGCACGTAAAGCACGATGGAAACAAAAGATTAACGCTTCTACTTTCTTGAAAGTAGAAGCGTTAACATCAACTATCATCGCCACTCCACAATTACCAGATATTCAACTTTCTATCGGAAAATTGCGATTAACATTGCCAGCTAATACTGAACCTCACTGGATAGGACTCTTATTAAAAGGGTATCAATCATGA
- the tnpB gene encoding IS66 family insertion sequence element accessory protein TnpB (TnpB, as the term is used for proteins encoded by IS66 family insertion elements, is considered an accessory protein, since TnpC, encoded by a neighboring gene, is a DDE family transposase.), which yields MNVFTDISTIYLHRDFVDFRKAINGLVVIVEQEMQLSPFSDALFIFCNKPRDKLKILYWDKTGFALWYKRLDEDRFKWPRNINNDTLALSEQQLTLLLQGFDILGHQPVHYQTTL from the coding sequence ATGAATGTATTTACTGATATTTCCACCATTTATCTTCATCGTGATTTTGTCGATTTTCGCAAGGCCATTAATGGCCTTGTCGTGATTGTTGAGCAAGAAATGCAACTATCACCGTTTAGTGATGCTCTATTTATATTTTGCAATAAGCCTCGTGATAAACTCAAAATATTGTATTGGGATAAAACAGGATTCGCTTTATGGTACAAGCGATTAGATGAAGACCGCTTCAAATGGCCACGAAATATAAATAACGATACGTTAGCATTATCAGAGCAGCAACTGACACTGCTATTACAAGGTTTTGATATCTTAGGACATCAACCGGTACATTATCAAACAACCCTTTAA